The following proteins are co-located in the Gemmatimonadota bacterium genome:
- a CDS encoding class I SAM-dependent methyltransferase: MSRIRELSGSLDKIVRFLAYHTPRPFRDFILPTYPYAINPAMLSFLTQAIDKNRGKGGAVCEIGVGWGHTSVFLLEHMRSAGYNDKVVFVDTFRGFTSESMDHEVAHRGKLKGEIDRFGYASPIVYEKNLRKQGYDYFEVIAGNCEKVDWARFGTLAVVLLDVDLYLPTIRTLEAIYPLLVPGGVILIDDCQPDQTFDGALQAYIEFTKARDLPFEIVGGKAGLITG, translated from the coding sequence ATGAGCAGAATTAGAGAGCTATCCGGCTCACTGGATAAGATTGTAAGGTTCCTGGCATATCACACGCCAAGACCCTTCAGGGATTTCATATTACCCACTTATCCTTATGCGATTAACCCCGCCATGCTTTCTTTTCTGACCCAGGCTATTGACAAAAACCGGGGAAAGGGTGGCGCCGTGTGTGAGATCGGTGTCGGATGGGGACATACTTCCGTTTTCCTTCTGGAACATATGCGCAGTGCGGGATACAATGACAAAGTGGTTTTCGTCGATACCTTTCGAGGTTTTACGTCGGAGTCGATGGACCATGAAGTAGCGCATCGCGGTAAACTCAAAGGGGAGATCGACCGTTTTGGATACGCGTCTCCAATTGTCTACGAGAAGAACCTGCGAAAGCAAGGATATGATTACTTCGAAGTCATTGCCGGTAATTGTGAGAAAGTGGACTGGGCACGTTTCGGTACCCTGGCTGTAGTTCTTCTTGACGTCGACCTATATCTACCGACGATTAGGACACTGGAAGCAATATATCCCTTACTTGTACCTGGCGGTGTCATACTGATCGACGACTGTCAGCCGGATCAGACGTTTGACGGCGCGTTGCAGGCCTATATTGAGTTTACCAAGGCCAGGGACCTGCCCTTTGAAATCGTCGGAGGGAAAGCGGGACTCATAACCGGATAA
- the hemA gene encoding glutamyl-tRNA reductase: MHLTLVGLSHHTAPIDVRDQAVLTKSLQDKALSFVKASSGILEAVLLSTCNRSEMYATTDEEHIDPGPIEAWFHEIHGVDEGVLSPYLYHRRDEAVIRHLFRVVSSLDSMVVGEQQILGQVREAYMQSLNTKNTGLVLNRLFEKALAVGKQVRETTEIGTGSVSVSSVAVELARKIFKDLRQHTAMLIGAGETGERTAEYLVDQGVKRLIVANRTYDRAADLAHRYDGIAVSLQDGLQMISDVDIVISSTGATEPVVGRDRMAEIMHDRRNRPIFLIDIAAPRDIDPRVRDLYNVILYDMDDLQSVVDDNAEARKAEALKVEGIVETEVERLLAWYQNLSIAPTIAQLRHFAEDVRHQEVGRAFTQLDHLSDEDRETVEKMTRAIVNKLLHQPTVQLRNTSDPEHRDYHLYSLRHLFGLDEHGNDKNGAGSGAGNE; the protein is encoded by the coding sequence ATGCATCTTACACTCGTCGGACTGAGTCACCATACCGCGCCTATCGATGTGCGCGACCAGGCGGTCCTGACGAAATCACTCCAGGATAAGGCCCTCTCTTTCGTGAAGGCCTCGAGCGGCATCCTGGAAGCGGTGCTGCTGTCCACGTGCAACCGCAGCGAGATGTACGCGACCACAGACGAGGAACACATCGATCCCGGCCCGATCGAGGCGTGGTTTCACGAGATCCACGGCGTGGACGAGGGCGTGCTGTCTCCCTACCTCTATCACCGGAGGGACGAGGCGGTCATCCGGCACCTGTTCCGGGTGGTCTCCAGCCTGGATTCGATGGTCGTCGGGGAGCAGCAGATCCTCGGCCAGGTCAGAGAGGCCTACATGCAGTCGCTGAACACGAAGAACACGGGACTGGTCCTCAACCGGTTGTTCGAAAAGGCGTTGGCCGTGGGCAAGCAGGTGCGGGAGACCACGGAGATCGGGACGGGCTCGGTTTCCGTCAGTTCCGTGGCGGTCGAACTCGCGCGGAAGATCTTCAAGGACCTGCGGCAGCATACTGCCATGCTGATCGGCGCGGGGGAGACCGGCGAACGGACCGCGGAGTACCTCGTCGACCAGGGCGTGAAGCGGCTGATCGTCGCCAACCGGACCTACGACCGGGCCGCCGACCTGGCCCACCGCTACGACGGGATCGCCGTTTCCCTTCAGGACGGACTGCAGATGATCTCCGACGTCGACATCGTCATCAGTTCCACCGGCGCCACGGAACCGGTGGTGGGCAGGGACCGGATGGCGGAGATCATGCACGACCGCCGCAACCGCCCCATATTCCTGATCGATATCGCCGCACCCCGGGACATCGACCCCCGCGTGCGCGATCTCTACAACGTCATCCTCTACGACATGGACGACCTGCAGTCGGTGGTGGACGACAACGCGGAGGCGCGGAAGGCGGAAGCGCTGAAGGTGGAGGGGATCGTCGAGACCGAGGTAGAGCGGTTGCTCGCGTGGTACCAGAACCTTTCCATCGCGCCTACCATCGCCCAACTCCGCCACTTCGCGGAGGATGTCCGGCACCAGGAGGTCGGCCGCGCCTTCACCCAGCTCGACCATCTCTCCGATGAGGACCGGGAGACGGTGGAGAAGATGACCCGTGCCATCGTGAACAAGCTGCTCCATCAACCGACGGTCCAGCTCAGGAACACTTCCGATCCGGAGCACCGGGACTACCACCTCTACAGCCTGCGTCATCTCTTCGGCCTCGACGAGCACGGGAACGACAAGAACGGCGCCGGGAGCGGCGCCGGGAACGAATAG
- a CDS encoding Ig-like domain-containing protein: MARFAPLGKTNANSYLRKRFSVRPSRRYIDAVNLYHLRIKMVNVKSRCPELLRVEFTGHVPIEESTVDAEARLMAQASTRSSLTHECKSAINVKLCRLRHFITANIVEKSNSFPIRPVFLTDLTLRLYRSCTIHPLKRKYAMVRSGSLFMRYAVMLSLATLTACGKDSPTQPQARVSSSIVLSSNSATLTTIGQTLQINATVLDQENNPLSGAIVAWSSNNPAVASVSSSGLVTAVSGGTAQIRATSGSASANASVTVMQVAVSVAIAPTTSTLALLGESVQLEAAVYDSGNAPIAGAAVVWSSSNPLIAAVSANGLVTAVSNGTTRITATSGGVSANATITVMQTVGSITLVPSVVTLTAIGETEQLSASVYDGGGQPFADAEVSWFSSNPAIVSVDANGLLTAVSNGTVLIEARSNGQSASAAVTVLQSASRIEIAPPTAMLTYVGETVQLTAKVRDGNGHPIADAAVNWTSDDTGVATVSMQGLVAAVMSGTAEITAESGTVSARIEVVVDIPDTDRDTLVEFYTTTGGPDWLNSSNWLSDAPLGEWYGVTDDEDGKVTELRLRSNNLRGSLPSKLANLDNLRVLDLNTNRLTGTIPQELGGLSNLIDFNLGANNLSGTIPSSLGNLQNAINFKLDRNLLTGPIPSALGNLTSVTNFDLCSNMLSGSIPSELGNLSSVGFLCLGANRFTGSLPSALGDLSTVWYFHVGQNMLSGRIPLWFGNFSNLQELLLFNNNFTGAFPRTLADLPALIRLSISGNSLTGCIPPSLRSLPRNDLNSLNLPNCSTGQ, from the coding sequence ATGGCGCGCTTTGCTCCTTTGGGTAAAACCAATGCCAACAGTTATCTAAGGAAACGGTTCAGTGTTCGCCCGTCGAGGAGGTATATAGATGCAGTAAATCTATACCATTTGAGAATCAAAATGGTAAATGTAAAATCAAGATGTCCGGAGCTTTTGCGTGTTGAATTTACCGGGCATGTTCCCATTGAAGAATCAACAGTCGATGCAGAAGCGCGTTTGATGGCTCAAGCCAGTACCAGATCGTCCTTGACTCATGAGTGCAAATCCGCTATCAACGTTAAACTTTGCCGGCTAAGACATTTCATAACCGCTAATATCGTTGAAAAATCAAATAGTTTTCCGATCAGGCCTGTTTTTCTGACCGATCTGACTCTCCGACTTTACCGCAGTTGCACTATTCACCCTCTCAAAAGGAAGTATGCAATGGTACGCAGTGGATCGCTGTTTATGCGCTATGCAGTCATGCTGTCCCTGGCGACGTTAACGGCATGCGGGAAGGACAGTCCCACTCAGCCGCAGGCGCGGGTTTCCTCCAGCATCGTACTCTCGTCGAATTCCGCGACGCTCACCACCATAGGACAGACGTTACAGATCAATGCAACGGTACTGGATCAGGAAAACAACCCCCTTTCTGGCGCGATCGTTGCCTGGTCGAGCAATAACCCGGCCGTCGCCTCGGTCAGCAGCAGCGGTCTCGTGACGGCAGTGTCGGGCGGCACCGCCCAAATCAGAGCCACGTCCGGCAGCGCCTCTGCCAATGCCAGCGTAACCGTCATGCAGGTGGCGGTCAGTGTCGCCATCGCCCCGACTACCTCCACGCTGGCGTTGCTGGGTGAAAGCGTCCAACTCGAGGCCGCGGTGTATGACAGCGGGAACGCGCCTATCGCCGGTGCGGCCGTGGTGTGGTCCAGCAGCAATCCACTCATTGCCGCGGTGAGTGCGAACGGACTGGTAACAGCGGTTTCGAACGGCACGACCCGGATCACAGCCACGTCGGGCGGTGTCTCGGCCAACGCAACGATCACGGTCATGCAGACCGTCGGAAGCATCACCCTGGTACCTTCCGTTGTCACGCTCACGGCGATTGGCGAAACCGAACAGCTTTCCGCCAGCGTGTATGACGGAGGCGGACAGCCCTTCGCAGATGCTGAAGTGAGCTGGTTCAGCAGCAATCCGGCCATCGTGTCTGTCGATGCGAACGGTCTGTTGACGGCCGTATCGAACGGTACCGTGCTGATTGAGGCCAGGTCGAATGGCCAGTCCGCAAGTGCGGCGGTTACGGTCTTGCAGTCCGCGAGCCGTATCGAGATTGCACCGCCGACGGCAATGTTGACATATGTTGGTGAGACCGTGCAACTGACCGCCAAGGTACGGGACGGGAACGGACACCCCATAGCTGATGCCGCGGTCAACTGGACCAGTGACGACACCGGTGTTGCGACCGTCAGCATGCAAGGCCTGGTGGCGGCGGTTATGAGCGGTACCGCAGAGATAACTGCCGAATCGGGAACGGTATCCGCACGTATCGAAGTCGTCGTGGATATACCCGATACAGACCGGGACACATTGGTGGAGTTTTACACCACCACCGGAGGACCAGACTGGTTGAACAGCTCAAACTGGCTGAGTGACGCACCGCTAGGGGAATGGTACGGTGTGACTGACGATGAAGATGGTAAGGTGACCGAACTAAGGCTGCGAAGTAACAACCTCAGGGGCTCACTTCCCTCGAAGCTGGCCAATCTCGACAACCTGAGGGTTCTGGATCTCAACACCAATCGGCTGACTGGAACTATACCACAGGAACTGGGCGGCCTTTCAAACCTTATTGACTTCAATCTCGGGGCAAATAACCTGAGTGGAACGATACCATCGTCATTAGGCAATCTTCAGAACGCCATTAACTTCAAACTCGACCGCAACCTCCTTACCGGGCCTATACCTTCGGCACTAGGGAATCTAACATCGGTCACTAACTTCGACCTGTGTTCCAACATGCTGAGCGGCTCAATACCATCGGAATTAGGCAATTTGTCATCCGTAGGATTCCTCTGCCTCGGAGCGAACCGGTTTACAGGATCATTGCCATCGGCACTTGGAGATTTATCGACAGTGTGGTATTTTCATGTTGGACAGAACATGTTGAGCGGCAGGATCCCATTGTGGTTCGGGAACTTTAGCAACTTGCAGGAGCTTTTGCTCTTCAACAACAATTTCACAGGTGCATTCCCACGTACTCTCGCCGACCTACCTGCTCTGATCCGTTTGAGCATATCGGGCAATAGTTTGACCGGATGCATCCCCCCTTCGCTTCGCAGTCTGCCCAGAAACGACTTGAATAGTCTGAACCTGCCTAACTGCAGTACGGGACAGTGA
- the ccsA gene encoding cytochrome c biogenesis protein CcsA translates to MGIYILHGMILAGYAVATVVYFRHFWTKHPGSGIYASLFLVFALACHSAFLIARAVESSHAPFVGLHESMSFFAWLIAVVYLFLERRFHDRSLGVFVLPLVLAAQTASTLFMSPVDPLPPLLQSPWFNFHVTASFLAYAAFSFTFITGLLYVMQMYYIHHRRVGLVFSRLPALGMLDEMNLKATLIGWVFLSAGIATGIWWATAAWDSITPWLLDPKVLCVMLTWVIYTCQLVTRYTAGWQGERAAIISMAGFASVLLAYLGAGLWTNLHIFD, encoded by the coding sequence ATGGGCATCTACATTCTGCATGGGATGATTCTGGCGGGTTACGCGGTCGCCACGGTGGTCTACTTCCGCCATTTCTGGACGAAGCATCCCGGGTCCGGGATCTATGCCAGCCTCTTCCTGGTGTTCGCCCTGGCCTGTCACAGCGCCTTTCTGATCGCCCGAGCCGTCGAATCCAGCCACGCGCCTTTCGTGGGTCTGCACGAGTCGATGAGCTTCTTCGCCTGGCTCATCGCTGTGGTCTATCTCTTCCTGGAACGCCGATTTCACGACCGGTCGCTGGGTGTGTTCGTCCTGCCCCTGGTCCTGGCGGCGCAGACCGCTTCCACGTTATTCATGAGCCCCGTCGATCCGTTGCCGCCGCTGCTTCAGAGCCCGTGGTTCAACTTCCACGTAACAGCGAGCTTCCTGGCCTACGCGGCCTTTTCCTTCACCTTCATCACCGGGCTGCTGTACGTGATGCAGATGTACTACATCCACCACCGGCGTGTGGGCCTGGTGTTCTCCCGGCTGCCCGCGCTGGGCATGCTGGACGAAATGAACCTGAAAGCGACGCTCATCGGCTGGGTGTTCCTGTCCGCGGGTATCGCCACGGGCATCTGGTGGGCGACCGCCGCGTGGGACTCAATTACGCCCTGGCTGCTGGATCCGAAAGTACTGTGCGTGATGCTGACCTGGGTCATCTACACCTGCCAGCTGGTTACCCGCTATACCGCGGGCTGGCAGGGCGAACGGGCGGCCATCATTTCCATGGCGGGGTTCGCCTCCGTGCTGCTGGCCTATCTCGGCGCCGGTCTCTGGACCAATCTGCACATATTCGACTGA
- the cobA gene encoding uroporphyrinogen-III C-methyltransferase, with the protein MNNESPGKSTSTPTPGMVYLVGAGPGDPGLITVKGLDCVRRADIVIADFLADDRLVAKAPEHAECIRVPWRPGRQAEINDLLVRHSRNGKTVVRLKGGDPFVFGRGGEEGLHLQRSGIPFEVVPGITAAVAVPAYAGIPVTHREITSSMTVVTGHVSPDKERTDLDWDALARRIGTLIFYMGARNLPFIAEKLTEHGRPKDTPVALIQWGTTPQQRTLVGTLDNIASRARTATFTPPVLIVVGEVVALRKQLDWFESKPLFGVRVLITRARDQAGELSESLVRHGAEPVEAPLIRFEAPDDWSAADAALADLSGFDHVVFTSRNAVEAFFSRLNHKGLDARALCGVRVAAVGCATAGALR; encoded by the coding sequence ATGAACAACGAATCCCCTGGCAAGTCCACATCCACCCCGACACCAGGCATGGTATATCTGGTCGGCGCGGGCCCCGGCGACCCCGGACTGATCACCGTGAAGGGCCTGGACTGCGTGCGGCGGGCCGACATCGTCATTGCCGACTTCCTCGCCGACGACCGGCTGGTGGCGAAGGCGCCGGAGCACGCCGAGTGCATCCGCGTGCCCTGGCGGCCGGGTCGGCAGGCGGAGATCAACGACCTGCTGGTGCGGCACAGCCGGAACGGGAAGACCGTGGTCCGATTGAAGGGCGGCGATCCATTCGTGTTCGGCCGGGGCGGCGAAGAGGGACTGCACCTCCAGCGCTCCGGGATCCCCTTCGAGGTGGTTCCCGGCATCACGGCGGCCGTCGCGGTACCGGCCTACGCCGGCATACCGGTGACCCACCGGGAGATCACTTCGTCCATGACGGTCGTCACCGGCCACGTGTCGCCGGACAAGGAACGGACGGATCTCGATTGGGACGCTCTCGCCAGACGGATCGGTACGTTGATCTTCTACATGGGCGCGCGGAATCTGCCCTTCATCGCGGAAAAACTGACCGAACACGGGCGTCCGAAGGACACGCCCGTCGCGCTGATCCAGTGGGGCACCACGCCACAGCAGCGGACCTTGGTCGGCACGCTGGACAATATCGCGTCCAGGGCCCGAACCGCGACGTTCACACCGCCCGTGCTGATCGTCGTGGGCGAGGTGGTGGCGCTGCGGAAGCAGCTCGACTGGTTCGAATCGAAACCGCTTTTCGGTGTCCGCGTGCTGATTACCCGCGCACGGGACCAGGCCGGCGAGCTGTCGGAGTCGCTCGTCCGGCACGGCGCGGAACCGGTCGAAGCGCCGCTGATACGGTTCGAAGCGCCCGATGACTGGTCGGCGGCAGATGCCGCGCTGGCCGATCTCTCCGGTTTCGATCACGTAGTATTCACCAGTCGGAACGCCGTGGAGGCGTTTTTCTCCCGGCTCAATCACAAAGGGCTGGATGCCCGGGCCCTGTGCGGGGTCCGCGTCGCCGCGGTAGGCTGCGCCACGGCCGGCGCGCTGCG
- the era gene encoding GTPase Era: MADAAGDGSHRAGFVALVGKPNVGKSTLMNALLQHRLSIVTPRPQTTRQRVLGILTKDECQVLFLDTPGLLEPGYRLQEYMLQSAVHTLHDSDAAVAIVDATRFERDLDDRVAGFLEQSRGPVILAINKIDRIPRTSLLPMIERAAGRFPFTEIVPVSALKGDGLEPLLSAVIRVLPAGPALYPADMLSDQPERFFAGEIIREHLFLALREELPYASAVIVEDFTDRPNGTAFIQAGIIIERDSQKGIIIGKNGRMLKRIGSSARKAIVEFLDRPVYLDLRVKVRPSWRKKEQELRRLGYSGR; encoded by the coding sequence ATGGCAGACGCCGCCGGCGATGGATCCCATCGCGCGGGGTTCGTGGCCCTGGTCGGGAAGCCGAACGTGGGCAAGTCCACCCTGATGAACGCGCTGCTGCAGCACCGGCTTTCCATCGTGACGCCGAGGCCCCAGACGACCCGCCAGCGGGTACTGGGCATTCTGACGAAAGACGAATGCCAGGTCCTTTTCCTCGATACGCCCGGACTGCTCGAACCCGGCTACCGGCTCCAGGAATACATGCTGCAGTCCGCGGTCCATACGCTGCACGACTCGGACGCGGCCGTGGCCATCGTGGACGCCACACGTTTCGAACGCGATCTCGACGACCGGGTCGCCGGCTTCCTCGAGCAGAGCCGCGGACCGGTCATCCTGGCCATCAACAAGATCGACCGGATACCCAGGACTTCCCTGCTGCCCATGATCGAACGGGCCGCGGGCCGGTTCCCCTTCACCGAAATCGTGCCCGTGTCCGCCCTCAAGGGAGATGGCCTCGAACCGCTTTTGTCCGCCGTGATCCGCGTGCTTCCGGCGGGTCCGGCGCTCTACCCCGCCGACATGCTCTCGGACCAGCCGGAGCGGTTCTTCGCGGGAGAAATCATCCGCGAGCACCTGTTCCTGGCCCTGCGCGAGGAACTGCCCTACGCGTCGGCCGTGATCGTCGAGGATTTCACGGACCGACCCAACGGCACGGCGTTCATCCAGGCCGGCATCATCATCGAACGGGATTCCCAGAAGGGCATCATCATCGGCAAGAACGGGCGCATGCTAAAACGCATCGGATCGTCCGCGAGGAAGGCCATCGTCGAATTCCTGGACCGCCCCGTCTACCTCGACCTGCGGGTCAAGGTCCGGCCCTCCTGGCGGAAGAAAGAGCAGGAGCTGAGGCGGCTGGGCTACAGCGGGCGATGA
- a CDS encoding bifunctional precorrin-2 dehydrogenase/sirohydrochlorin ferrochelatase: MKKYYPAFVDIEEQPCLVVGGGAIAEEKAGSLLECGGVVTVISPDLTDELRDQAERGALRWFAKTYEPGDVRGYRLVISATDSTEVNERVYRDAEAEGIMVNVVDVPALCRYIVPSIVRQGDLCIAISTGGKSPALAKKIRGQLEGAYGPEYAELLDLLGAYRPRMKAAYPDETETRARLWTSLVDSDLLDLLRAGRAEEARDRVESCILHSSD; the protein is encoded by the coding sequence ATGAAAAAATACTATCCCGCCTTCGTCGACATCGAAGAACAGCCGTGCCTGGTGGTGGGCGGCGGTGCGATCGCGGAGGAAAAGGCGGGATCGCTGCTCGAATGCGGAGGGGTCGTTACCGTGATCAGTCCGGATCTGACGGACGAACTGCGCGACCAGGCGGAACGCGGCGCCTTGCGCTGGTTCGCGAAGACCTACGAACCCGGCGACGTCCGCGGCTACAGGCTGGTCATCTCGGCGACCGATTCCACTGAAGTCAACGAGCGGGTCTACCGGGACGCCGAGGCGGAGGGCATCATGGTCAACGTGGTGGACGTGCCCGCGTTGTGCCGGTACATCGTTCCTTCCATCGTCCGGCAGGGCGACCTGTGCATCGCCATTTCCACGGGAGGCAAGAGTCCCGCGCTGGCGAAGAAGATCCGCGGGCAGCTGGAAGGGGCCTACGGACCCGAATACGCCGAACTGCTCGACCTGCTTGGCGCGTACCGCCCCCGGATGAAGGCCGCGTACCCCGATGAAACCGAAACCCGCGCGAGGTTGTGGACGTCCCTGGTCGATTCCGACCTCCTCGATCTCCTGCGCGCCGGACGCGCGGAAGAAGCGCGCGACAGGGTGGAGTCATGCATCTTACACTCGTCGGACTGA
- the hemC gene encoding hydroxymethylbilane synthase, which yields MAATPIPYPLSMDSSLIIGTRGSRLALVQAHSVARDLVAGRDDLAVEVRVLTTKGDADRDASLDTFGGEGVFVKELERALASGEIDAAVHSLKDLPTSLPEGLALASVPERVDPRDALISRTGAGLDDLPPGARVATGSPRRRAQLQHYRPDLRFTGIRGNIDTRLKKLEEPDGPDAIVLAVAGLQRLGWTDRVSEILAQEVCMPAVGQAALAIETRNDDGPSLEAARRIEDLPARQAVTAERSFLHRIGGGCHTPVGAWGRIEDGSLVLDAVLAADDGEWLVRQSLCGQPEEGADLGRRLAEAVLDRTARARQAEPDGQNRQAAQTDPPSPSRPSSPSRPTTESQ from the coding sequence GTGGCCGCGACACCGATCCCCTATCCCCTGTCCATGGACTCTTCACTCATCATAGGCACCCGCGGCAGCAGGCTGGCCCTCGTCCAGGCCCATTCGGTGGCCAGGGACCTGGTAGCGGGTCGCGACGACCTGGCCGTGGAGGTTCGCGTCCTCACGACGAAGGGCGACGCGGACCGGGACGCCTCTCTGGACACCTTCGGCGGCGAGGGCGTCTTCGTCAAGGAGCTGGAGCGGGCCCTGGCCTCGGGAGAGATCGACGCGGCCGTGCACAGCTTAAAGGACCTGCCCACGTCCCTCCCCGAAGGCCTGGCGCTCGCCTCGGTACCGGAGCGCGTGGACCCGCGCGACGCCCTGATCAGCCGCACAGGCGCCGGGCTGGACGACCTTCCGCCAGGTGCCCGCGTCGCCACGGGGAGTCCGAGGCGGCGGGCTCAACTGCAGCACTACCGGCCGGACCTGCGCTTCACGGGGATCCGCGGGAACATCGACACCCGGCTGAAGAAACTGGAAGAACCGGACGGCCCGGACGCCATCGTGCTGGCCGTGGCGGGGCTGCAACGACTCGGCTGGACGGACCGCGTTTCCGAGATACTGGCTCAGGAAGTCTGCATGCCGGCCGTGGGTCAGGCCGCGCTCGCGATCGAAACCCGGAATGACGATGGGCCCTCCCTGGAAGCGGCGCGGCGTATCGAAGACCTTCCGGCCAGGCAGGCGGTGACGGCGGAACGGTCCTTTCTCCACCGTATCGGCGGCGGTTGTCATACCCCGGTCGGTGCGTGGGGGAGGATCGAGGACGGCAGCCTGGTACTGGACGCCGTCCTGGCCGCCGATGACGGCGAATGGCTCGTGCGTCAATCCCTGTGCGGACAGCCGGAAGAAGGCGCCGATCTGGGCCGGCGGCTGGCGGAGGCGGTGCTGGATCGGACCGCGCGGGCCAGGCAGGCCGAACCCGACGGCCAGAACAGGCAGGCCGCGCAGACCGATCCTCCCAGCCCATCAAGGCCATCCAGTCCGTCCAGGCCTACCACGGAATCCCAATGA
- a CDS encoding aminotransferase class IV yields the protein MSEPVVYLNEGFVPASRAHLNIYDLGIVLGATVTEMTRTFRHEPFRLDEHVRRLLRSCKYAGFELDLDHDGLVECTRSLIETNGGLIGPDQDLGVVHFVTPGENPIYAGSAGRPVRLKPTLCIHSFPLPFSVWRPFFRQGAHVVTPSIRHVPPQCVDPKTKNRSRLHYWLADRQTQAVDPAATSLLLDLDGNLTECSGANFVVVEDDTIYTPTSRNILEGVSLVTLRELAPELGLGWVEKELQPYDAVNADEAWLTSTPYCLAPCTRINDTPIGDGRPGPLFGRTMEAWSQRVGMDILAQIENTD from the coding sequence ATGAGTGAACCGGTCGTCTATCTCAACGAAGGATTCGTCCCCGCCTCCCGGGCCCATCTGAACATCTACGACCTGGGGATCGTCCTGGGGGCCACCGTGACCGAAATGACCCGGACCTTCAGGCATGAACCGTTCCGCCTCGACGAACATGTACGGCGGCTTCTGCGGTCGTGCAAATACGCGGGCTTCGAGCTGGACCTGGACCACGACGGGCTGGTCGAGTGCACGCGGAGCCTGATCGAGACCAACGGCGGGCTGATCGGCCCGGATCAGGACCTGGGCGTCGTCCATTTCGTGACGCCGGGAGAGAACCCGATCTACGCGGGGAGCGCGGGCAGGCCGGTGCGCCTCAAGCCTACATTGTGCATTCACTCCTTTCCGCTGCCCTTCTCCGTGTGGCGTCCCTTCTTCCGGCAGGGCGCCCACGTGGTCACGCCCTCTATCCGCCACGTGCCACCCCAGTGTGTCGATCCCAAAACCAAGAACCGCTCGCGCCTGCACTACTGGCTCGCCGACCGGCAGACGCAGGCCGTGGACCCCGCCGCCACCTCGCTGCTCCTCGACCTGGACGGCAACCTCACGGAGTGTTCGGGCGCCAACTTCGTCGTGGTGGAGGACGACACCATCTATACGCCCACCAGCCGCAATATCCTGGAAGGGGTCAGCCTGGTGACGTTGCGGGAGCTGGCGCCGGAACTGGGGCTGGGCTGGGTCGAGAAGGAACTGCAGCCCTACGACGCCGTCAATGCCGACGAGGCCTGGCTGACGAGTACGCCGTACTGCCTGGCGCCCTGTACGCGCATCAACGACACGCCCATCGGCGACGGCCGCCCCGGTCCGCTGTTCGGCCGGACCATGGAAGCCTGGAGCCAGCGGGTGGGCATGGACATCCTGGCGCAGATCGAGAACACGGACTGA